The following coding sequences are from one Leguminivora glycinivorella isolate SPB_JAAS2020 chromosome 7, LegGlyc_1.1, whole genome shotgun sequence window:
- the LOC125228113 gene encoding protein ALP1-like, with protein MADPSTILFLAETKVYSSEDSSSGSWSDVCSLKAEDDSSEYESQDEDDEDTLFFPLMQYLIRLRRRRVDDYLHIVDSWTDGEFKNRMRLSRKTAYRLIDDLEKSGFIASHKFGLKPLEPKLCFYIFLSFISNTEPLTPIATKFDISISSTFRVIRRVVAWMLTKLNDAIKWPQNYIEYRTICDAFQLKTGISNTIGVIDCTNIKIEKPKNARDYCNPKGYYSIILQATLDSHMRFTNIFCGEPGSSNCARVLKKSPLYNTAMANRDSLFPHDTFLIGHSGYPALPWLVPPFRENKRLTTHQREYNTIHASTRKISDKAFNLLKGRFRRIKHFTVYRNIAFITDTIVAACILHNYCINENDHIEENE; from the exons ATGGCTGATCCTAGCACTATTCTCTTCTTAGCAGAGACGAAAGTTTATAGCAGCGAGGACAGTAGCTCAGGCAGCTGGAGTGATGTGTGTAGCCTTAAAGCTGAAGATGATTCTTCCGAGTATGAGAGTCAAGATGAAGACGATGAGGATAcgctattttttccattaatgcAATATTTAATAAGACTGAGGCGTCGAAGAGTTGATGATTACCTACATATTGTGGATTCATGGACAGATGGGGAATTCAAGAATCGCATGAGACTTTCACGAAAGACAGCTTACCGGCTTATTG aTGACTTGGAAAAATCAGGGTTTATTGCATCACACAAGTTTGGACTAAAGCCCTTAGAACCTAAGTTATGTTTCTACATTTTTTTATCCTTTATTTCGAATACTGAGCCACTGACACCAATAGCTACTAAATTTGATATTTCCATATCATCAACTTTTAGAGTTATAAGAAGAGTTGTAGCTTGGATGTTAACAAAATTAAATGATGCCATCAAGTGGCCACAAAACTATATTGAATATAGAACAATTTGTGATGCTTTTCAGCTGAAAACTGGAATTTCAAATACTATAGGAGTTATTGACTGTACcaatattaaaatagaaaaacCTAAAAATGCCAGAGACTACTGCAACCCTAAAGGatattattcaattattttgCAAGCAACTCTGGATTCCCATATGAgatttacaaatattttttgtggTGAGCCAGGTTCTTCAAATTGTGCCCGGGTTTTGAAAAAGTCACCTTTATATAATACTGCAATGGCTAACAGAGATTCATTATTTCCACATGATACTTTTCTGATTGGGCATTCTGGTTATCCAGCTCTGCCATGGCTAGTGCCACCATTTCGAGAGAACAAGCGTTTAACAACCCATCAGAGagaatataatacaatacatgCATCTACCAGGAAGATCAGTGACAAAGCTTTCAATCTTCTCAAGGGAAGGTTTCGCAGAATAAAACATTTTACTGTATATAGAAATATAGCTTTTATCACAGACACCATTGTTGCCGCTTGTATTCTACATAACTACTGTATAAATGAAAATGATCACATTGAAGAAAATGAATAA